The following proteins come from a genomic window of Vanessa tameamea isolate UH-Manoa-2023 chromosome 6, ilVanTame1 primary haplotype, whole genome shotgun sequence:
- the LOC113393362 gene encoding cyclic GMP-AMP synthase-like receptor, giving the protein MSAKKKNLDVYLGEVFNQFIALKENDLRKSQEVFNSVFKLFKQKMGEQCNYFKKYASQVMYAGSVCDGIKVSKLDEFDMDIVIRLPVNYADVGENGIIIENDEPGFVKLKIIKAFDNLDKQKEWDTCHKVTRDWRDTDKYLLQNKFRQWLHKIVQRTVNDLNDKVTVLGVTYLLSYKTMGPAYTLNIRNIEGDEEFLLDVDLVPVIRFMLPRWPEGYRTVENTQIKEWLVVPKPNKSVQDVDLKNRLWRLSFHYYERDMIKACQGLKTTIRLVKKLRDELGMKAIASYYIKTLFLWKVEATDKQYWQQKISVIYREMVEDLYNAIIEKNIPYFWNKDNNLIQGVKPTVLQVYAKKLKEVLVSIDSNDVEKAVYFLLSTEEKEEFKNSEFYKNQTMGDTVNNIVRQASICSAIDDTQSLKLVEKKEKDNELLNLVRNLMTKIDRLTLKIEEQETRLIRLENERLVNNTDCVHAKDKITEVKPSSVDLTQESVNDISQDSQEAVVSDLLIL; this is encoded by the exons atgtcggctaaaaagaaaaatttagatGTCTACCTGGGTGAAGTTTTTAACCAGTTCATtgctttaaaagaaaatgatttgAGAAAGTCACAGGAGGTGTTTAATAGTGTCTTTAAGCTTTTTAAACAGAAAATGGGAGAGCAATGCAACTATTTCAAGAAATATGCTAGTCAg GTCATGTATGCCGGTAGCGTATGTGACGGTATAAAAGTGAGCAAGCTTGATGAATTTGATATGGACATCGTCATCCGCCTCCCTGTCAACTATGCTGATGTTGGAGAAAACGGCATCATTATAGAGAATGACGAACCCGGCTTTGtgaagttaaaaattattaaagcttTTGATAATTTAGATAAACAGAAG GAGTGGGATACCTGTCATAAAGTAACACGAGACTGGCGGGATACGGATAAGTATTTGCTACAGAATAAATTCCGACAGTGGTTGCATAAAATAGTTCAAAGAACTGTTAACGATTTGAATGATAAGGTCACCGTTCTTGGAGTCACATACCTATTATCATACAAAACCATGGGGCCAGCTTACACGTTGAATATAAGGAATATCGAAGGCGATGAGGAGTTTCTTCTTGACGTtgaccttgtgcctgtaatcagATTCATGCTGCCAAGATGGCCTGAAGGTTATAG AACCGTGGAGAACACTCAGATAAAGGAATGGTTAGTGGTGCCAAAGCCAAACAAGTCTGTACAAGATGTGGACCTGAAAAACCGTCTTTGGCGGCTTTCCTTCCACTATTACGAACGGGACATGATCAAGGCCTGTCAAGGATTGAAGACGACTATACGATTG GTAAAGAAATTACGCGATGAGCTTGGTATGAAAGCAATCGCGAGCTACTACATTAAAACCCTGTTCCTGTGGAAGGTTGAAGCGACCGACAAGCAGTACTGGCAGCAAAAAATTAGTGTGATTTACCGTGAAATGGTTGAAGATCTTTACAACGCCattatcgaaaaaaatataccgTATTTCTGGAATAAAGACAACAATTTAATACAAGGTGTAAAACCGACAGTTCTACAAGtatatgcaaaaaaattaaaagaagtgCTGGTTAGCATAGATTCCAATGATGTCGAAAAAGCAGTGTATTTCCTTCTTAGCACTGAGGAAAAAGAGGAATTCAAAAACTCTGAGTTTTATAAGAATCAAACTATGGGTGATACTGTTAACAATATTGTTCGGCAAGCTTCAATTTGCAGTGCAATTGATGACACTCAGTCTCTGAAACTTGtcgaaaagaaagaaaaagataACGAGCTGTTAAATCTCGTGAGAAATCTTATGACAAAAATCGACCGcttgacattaaaaatagaaGAACAAGAAACGAGGTTGATTCGGCTGGAGAATGAGAGGCTAGTGAATAATACTGATTGTGTTCATGCTAAAGATAAAATCACGGAAGTTAAGCCGTCGAGTGTGGATTTGACTCAGGAAAGTGTTAATGATATAAGTCAGGATTCGCAAGAGGCGGTTGTATCTGATTTACTGATCTTATAA